A genome region from Gemmatimonadota bacterium includes the following:
- a CDS encoding O-antigen ligase family protein, producing the protein MILALMLLSVPTSLYQGLSFRFIFQDHVKTLLLSALLVYAVRSWKDIERLALVHLAGAALYAYVITTRFTVDTGGRLGRLLYYDANDVGLLLVCCLPLGVFFLRPGSSAYRKTIAAIVLGASLLTIVKSGSRGAFLGLIAVGVFLALAYRAIPSARRLVAVGVLAGFFLVVAGDQYWSLMESMLSPTEDYNWESDSGRKQVWTRGLTYMAENPLTGVGVAAFPVAEGTVSARASLQEYGIGFKWSAAHNSFVQIGAELGVGGLLAFVAMLWIALRGSFRLGLLAGPRGPPGSDQSAAGALGQALTASLVGYCVVGFFLSHAYSAFLYSLLAMVVGLTTVAAPPPPAKRGNLISGRRRGLRRPPAGARILER; encoded by the coding sequence GTGATACTCGCGCTGATGTTGCTCTCGGTGCCGACGAGCCTGTATCAGGGACTCAGCTTTCGATTCATTTTTCAGGATCACGTCAAGACCCTCCTGCTGTCGGCATTGCTCGTTTACGCGGTCCGTTCCTGGAAGGACATCGAGCGATTGGCACTCGTGCACCTCGCCGGCGCAGCGCTCTATGCGTACGTCATAACAACGCGTTTCACCGTAGACACCGGCGGGCGTCTCGGCAGGCTTCTCTATTACGACGCGAATGACGTAGGATTGCTACTCGTCTGTTGTCTTCCCCTCGGCGTATTTTTTCTTCGGCCGGGCTCGTCTGCCTATCGCAAAACCATCGCCGCGATCGTGCTGGGCGCCTCGCTGTTGACGATCGTCAAGAGCGGTTCGCGTGGCGCGTTCCTGGGTCTGATCGCCGTAGGTGTATTCTTGGCTCTCGCCTATCGCGCGATTCCGAGTGCGCGCAGGCTGGTGGCGGTCGGGGTGCTGGCCGGTTTCTTCCTGGTGGTAGCCGGCGATCAGTATTGGTCGCTCATGGAGAGCATGCTGTCGCCCACCGAGGACTACAACTGGGAGTCTGATTCGGGTCGCAAGCAGGTCTGGACCAGGGGCCTTACGTACATGGCCGAAAACCCGCTCACCGGGGTGGGGGTCGCGGCCTTTCCCGTCGCCGAGGGGACGGTATCTGCGCGGGCTTCTTTGCAGGAGTACGGCATCGGGTTCAAGTGGTCGGCGGCCCACAATTCATTCGTGCAGATTGGTGCGGAGCTAGGCGTCGGAGGCCTGTTGGCGTTCGTGGCCATGCTCTGGATCGCGCTACGGGGGTCCTTCCGCCTGGGACTCCTGGCAGGTCCTCGGGGACCGCCCGGAAGCGATCAGTCGGCGGCTGGTGCTCTTGGCCAGGCCCTCACGGCCAGCCTCGTTGGATACTGCGTGGTCGGTTTCTTCTTGTCCCACGCATATTCGGCCTTTCTGTATTCACTGCTCGCCATGGTCGTCGGGCTGACGACAGTCGCCGCGCCGCCGCCGCCGGCCAAACGTGGGAACTTGATTAGCGGCAGGCGGCGGGGGCTTCGGCGCCCACCCGCGGGAGCAAGGATCCTCGAGCGCTAG
- a CDS encoding Ig-like domain-containing protein: MLVASLGATGCADLFGPDEGEIIALNPTIFFANGSPGETVGELLEIQLIDKKGFPRAGVEVVWRVKEGGGSVTPGTSVTDQDGVTSATWTLGHDGEYQKLTAKARKSRPFHFEAFVEGAGGGTDSGSTGTTDGSAGISPGKVTFAGFGATRTLVVTLPDGSNPAPEQVTWSSSNPDAITVDKAGVITAIAVGAAVVTAAVGDWSSTSNASVVAIGADGVLLREDYSQYSSTGHFMNDPFSLYTETEDRHPGLIQIDAGHSYDANGGSMRYDFPDRSLSDRRCNDYSIGRNLAFPELREIWVEAHVRFDRGWDTVAPTDWSCGSNPDYKLMGGRVKHWSGSTNGASRFGLKNGNGQGRRWEWVDPDGVRRWAGGDGSAAWDGEWHTVRLWMRTSSAPNVPDGGSALWVDGELMSVETNFVVNRRGVYGIYLGRNLNQGPARAQSIWWDDITVWARDPGWPR, from the coding sequence TTGCTGGTCGCCAGCCTGGGAGCGACCGGGTGCGCGGATCTGTTCGGGCCCGACGAGGGCGAGATCATCGCCCTCAACCCCACGATCTTCTTCGCCAACGGATCGCCCGGGGAGACGGTCGGGGAACTGCTCGAGATCCAACTGATCGACAAGAAGGGGTTCCCGCGGGCGGGAGTCGAGGTCGTTTGGAGAGTCAAGGAAGGCGGAGGCAGCGTTACCCCCGGCACCTCGGTCACCGACCAGGACGGCGTGACTTCCGCAACCTGGACCCTCGGCCATGACGGCGAGTATCAAAAACTCACGGCGAAGGCCCGCAAATCGAGACCATTCCATTTCGAGGCATTCGTCGAGGGCGCCGGTGGAGGCACCGACTCCGGAAGCACCGGCACCACCGACGGCAGTGCGGGCATTTCGCCTGGGAAGGTCACGTTCGCGGGGTTCGGGGCCACTCGGACGCTGGTGGTTACGCTGCCCGACGGCAGCAACCCGGCTCCCGAGCAGGTCACCTGGTCGAGCAGCAACCCGGACGCGATTACGGTGGACAAAGCGGGAGTCATCACGGCGATAGCAGTCGGCGCGGCGGTCGTCACGGCCGCGGTAGGCGACTGGTCGTCCACGAGCAACGCGTCCGTTGTCGCCATCGGCGCGGACGGAGTCCTGCTGCGCGAGGACTACTCTCAGTACAGCTCGACCGGACACTTCATGAACGATCCGTTCAGCCTCTACACCGAGACCGAGGATCGTCATCCGGGCCTGATCCAGATCGACGCGGGTCACAGCTACGACGCCAACGGCGGCTCGATGCGCTACGACTTCCCGGACAGGTCGTTGTCGGACCGTCGCTGCAACGACTACTCGATCGGCCGCAATCTGGCGTTTCCCGAGCTACGCGAGATCTGGGTGGAGGCGCACGTCCGCTTCGATAGGGGGTGGGACACGGTGGCTCCGACCGACTGGAGCTGCGGATCCAACCCGGACTACAAGCTCATGGGTGGTCGCGTGAAGCACTGGAGCGGCTCCACGAACGGGGCCTCCAGGTTTGGACTGAAGAACGGAAACGGTCAGGGTCGGCGCTGGGAGTGGGTTGATCCTGATGGCGTTCGCCGGTGGGCGGGAGGCGACGGCTCCGCAGCCTGGGATGGCGAGTGGCATACGGTCCGGTTGTGGATGAGAACGTCGAGCGCACCCAACGTGCCGGACGGGGGATCCGCTCTCTGGGTCGACGGAGAGTTGATGAGCGTGGAGACCAACTTCGTGGTCAATCGCCGCGGAGTGTACGGAATCTACCTCGGCCGGAACCTGAACCAGGGGCCGGCAAGGGCGCAGTCGATATGGTGGGACGACATAACGGTCTGGGCACGTGACCCGGGCTGGCCGCGGTGA
- a CDS encoding ATP-grasp domain-containing protein, whose protein sequence is MIEPSVIVTDGEQRASLAVVRSLGAAGWTVRVVAEARRSLAGASRFAASRHAARSPLRDPVGFLEELTEVVRKYRPSVVLPVSEAALLAVSRDPSRLAPASVPFPPLETVLRASDKGEIVRLAQRLGIAVPHTVCLDAPRTLSDDELTALGLPIVIKPARSVRPLEEPGVKFSVKYARDAAELAESVAAMPAAAFPLLLQRRVVGPGVGVFLLVDRGDVLATFAHRRIRERPPSGGVSVYRQSAPLSEELRESALALLAELDWSGVAMVEFKLDEAMGVPHVMEVNPRLWGSLQLAVDAGVDFPLLLAEWAIGNRPEVEPHYAVDVGSRWLWGEVDHLIARVRAGNTFGIRGSFAVGAATLREQLRGRGSRTRLEVLRVGDPKPFLAESARWVRDLFA, encoded by the coding sequence GTGATTGAACCGTCCGTAATCGTCACGGACGGCGAGCAGCGCGCGTCGTTGGCGGTGGTCCGGTCACTCGGGGCCGCCGGGTGGACCGTCCGAGTGGTCGCAGAGGCCCGGCGGTCGCTGGCGGGCGCTTCTCGTTTTGCGGCGTCCCGGCATGCCGCCCGGTCCCCTCTTCGCGACCCCGTCGGGTTTCTCGAAGAGCTGACCGAGGTCGTGAGGAAGTACCGTCCGTCGGTCGTACTTCCCGTTTCCGAGGCTGCTCTCCTCGCGGTGAGCCGAGACCCGTCCAGACTGGCTCCCGCCTCGGTTCCGTTTCCGCCTCTCGAGACCGTGCTACGCGCTTCGGACAAGGGTGAGATCGTCCGCCTCGCCCAGCGGCTCGGCATCGCCGTGCCGCACACGGTTTGTCTGGACGCACCGAGGACCCTGAGCGACGACGAGTTGACAGCCCTCGGACTACCCATCGTCATCAAGCCCGCGCGGTCGGTTCGCCCGCTGGAGGAGCCCGGGGTCAAGTTCTCCGTGAAGTATGCGCGAGATGCCGCCGAGCTGGCCGAATCCGTAGCGGCGATGCCCGCTGCGGCATTTCCCCTCCTGCTTCAAAGGCGAGTGGTGGGGCCCGGTGTGGGAGTGTTCCTGTTGGTGGACCGGGGCGATGTACTGGCTACTTTCGCCCACCGCCGAATCCGTGAACGCCCGCCGAGCGGTGGCGTAAGCGTATACCGGCAGAGTGCCCCTCTTTCCGAGGAGCTGCGCGAGTCTGCCCTCGCGTTGCTGGCCGAACTTGACTGGAGCGGTGTCGCAATGGTGGAGTTCAAGCTGGATGAGGCGATGGGAGTTCCGCACGTCATGGAGGTGAACCCCCGACTGTGGGGTTCGCTTCAACTCGCCGTCGACGCCGGTGTAGATTTCCCGCTACTGCTGGCTGAGTGGGCGATTGGCAACCGGCCCGAGGTCGAACCCCACTACGCTGTGGATGTGGGCTCGCGCTGGCTATGGGGCGAGGTGGACCACTTGATCGCAAGGGTTCGGGCCGGTAACACGTTCGGAATTCGGGGAAGTTTTGCGGTCGGAGCCGCGACCTTGCGCGAACAGCTCCGTGGCAGAGGAAGCCGCACTCGCCTGGAGGTGCTACGGGTTGGAGATCCGAAGCCGTTCCTCGCCGAGAGCGCCCGCTGGGTGCGGGATCTGTTCGCATGA
- a CDS encoding polysaccharide deacetylase family protein, which translates to MARSFVKRAFETGLLHLGPAAYGRARHRDRTLVLAYHNILPRGEAPVGDRSLHLPQDLFGAQLDALVAECEVVPLTEALLQREPSEGRPRVAITFDDAYAGALEVGVEELVRRNLPATMFVAPGILGGRTLWWDATGGDGKLRDRVLSEGHGHPDVARQMWIAGGGTWVETPDYARSGSAASVARFAALKGMSLGAHGWLHLNLATAASAARDRELRAPLDWFEEQALQVQPVLAYPFGLYSRDVPDAVRAVGYESALRVDGGWLPSLQRGTAFEEPRLNVAAGLSTRGFRLRLAGLFR; encoded by the coding sequence ATGGCCAGATCATTCGTCAAACGAGCGTTCGAGACCGGCCTGCTCCACCTGGGGCCGGCGGCATACGGTCGCGCCCGCCACAGGGATCGGACGCTTGTTCTAGCGTACCACAACATTCTGCCGCGAGGCGAAGCGCCCGTGGGAGACAGGTCGCTGCACCTCCCTCAAGACCTGTTCGGCGCCCAGCTCGACGCCCTGGTCGCTGAGTGCGAGGTGGTACCACTGACGGAGGCTTTGCTGCAAAGGGAGCCGAGCGAAGGCCGGCCGCGCGTCGCGATCACGTTCGACGATGCTTACGCCGGCGCGCTCGAGGTAGGGGTGGAGGAGCTGGTCAGGCGGAATCTCCCGGCGACGATGTTCGTGGCACCGGGCATTCTGGGCGGACGCACTCTATGGTGGGACGCGACAGGTGGCGACGGCAAGCTGAGGGACCGGGTTCTGTCGGAAGGCCACGGGCACCCGGATGTGGCGCGGCAAATGTGGATCGCGGGGGGAGGAACCTGGGTCGAGACGCCCGATTATGCGCGGTCCGGCTCTGCCGCTTCGGTTGCCCGATTCGCTGCGCTGAAGGGAATGTCGCTTGGCGCTCACGGGTGGCTCCATCTCAATCTAGCGACCGCAGCGTCTGCCGCGCGTGACAGAGAGTTGAGGGCACCCCTCGACTGGTTCGAGGAACAGGCACTCCAGGTCCAGCCCGTGCTCGCGTACCCCTTTGGCCTCTACTCCCGGGATGTCCCCGATGCGGTGCGGGCGGTCGGGTACGAGAGCGCGCTTCGTGTGGACGGCGGCTGGCTGCCCTCGTTGCAACGCGGGACCGCCTTCGAGGAGCCGCGTTTGAACGTTGCGGCGGGGTTGAGTACGCGGGGGTTCCGCCTCCGGCTCGCGGGGCTTTTTCGGTGA
- a CDS encoding ABC transporter permease yields MAEAARGSPEGGSPPRRRLFGTLREIASETWQYRQLTYQLALRDVRIRYKQAVMGFAWAILMPGLIVLAGALVRYAMAYVSGSDVNGGEIAGMAVKAVPWAFFVGAIGFATTSLTGNAQLVGKVYFPREALPLASVLAQSFDSTVGSIALLLALPLMGVAYSFGILLWIPLLAALLFAFTLGTALLLSCANLFFRDVKYIVQVLLTFGIFFTPVFFEPAMFGPLGAQIMMLNPLAPLLEGFRLAVVEGHNLLQPLTVVSGRGAEVIAWSPEYLLYAAASAVGALTVGALVFHRFEFVFAEYV; encoded by the coding sequence ATGGCTGAAGCCGCGCGTGGTTCGCCGGAGGGCGGGTCCCCGCCTCGCCGCCGGCTGTTCGGCACGCTGCGCGAGATCGCCTCCGAGACCTGGCAGTACCGCCAGCTGACCTACCAGCTCGCCCTCCGCGACGTGCGGATTCGCTACAAGCAGGCGGTCATGGGGTTCGCCTGGGCCATTCTGATGCCGGGCCTGATAGTCCTCGCCGGGGCGCTCGTGCGCTACGCGATGGCGTACGTTTCGGGCAGCGATGTCAACGGCGGTGAGATAGCCGGGATGGCCGTGAAGGCGGTTCCGTGGGCCTTCTTCGTGGGTGCGATCGGCTTCGCGACGACGAGCCTGACCGGCAACGCCCAACTGGTCGGCAAGGTGTATTTTCCGCGCGAAGCGCTGCCGCTGGCTTCCGTCCTGGCGCAGTCGTTCGACTCGACGGTCGGCTCGATCGCGCTGTTGCTCGCCCTGCCCTTGATGGGCGTGGCGTACTCGTTCGGAATCCTGCTGTGGATCCCGCTGCTGGCGGCGCTGCTCTTCGCCTTCACACTCGGTACGGCGCTGCTGCTGAGCTGCGCGAACCTGTTCTTCCGGGACGTCAAATACATCGTGCAGGTGCTGCTGACGTTCGGGATCTTCTTCACGCCGGTGTTCTTCGAGCCGGCGATGTTCGGGCCGCTCGGCGCGCAGATCATGATGCTCAACCCGCTTGCCCCGCTTCTGGAAGGCTTCCGACTGGCCGTTGTGGAGGGGCACAACCTGCTGCAGCCCCTCACCGTCGTGAGCGGTCGTGGCGCCGAAGTAATCGCGTGGAGCCCCGAGTACCTGCTCTACGCGGCTGCGTCCGCGGTCGGCGCGCTGACGGTCGGCGCACTCGTGTTCCACCGGTTCGAGTTCGTCTTCGCAGAGTACGTCTGA
- a CDS encoding glycosyltransferase has protein sequence MERVLADLVNRLDQRRFESHVMALQYVGRFGRDLESAATVHLGPRQERASLLWPRRLAEAIRRLAPDVVHTHSGVWYKAAKAARAAGVARLVHTEHGRHVPDPWISRRLDRVASRRTDVVVAVSEKTATLLVRAVGVDRDRVRVVRNGIEAKRVASAGTRALRRSFSIASDARIVASVGRLEPVKGYDLLIDAFARLALVDSGESPPVLIVAGDGSQRSALEARAFDSGIADQIRFVGWLDDVASLLEEASVFALGSHSEGTSISLLEAMAAGCCPVVTDVGGNADVLGAGLAHRLVPPSDADALSTALSRALEGAEERRADGETARERVRREFDLGTMVEQYSAIYEDREA, from the coding sequence ATGGAGCGCGTCCTGGCGGATCTGGTCAACAGGCTGGATCAACGTCGGTTCGAGAGTCATGTCATGGCGCTTCAGTACGTAGGCCGATTCGGCCGCGACCTGGAGTCCGCGGCAACCGTACATCTCGGACCGCGGCAGGAGCGGGCGTCTCTGCTATGGCCGCGCCGCTTGGCGGAGGCGATCCGAAGGCTGGCCCCGGATGTCGTGCACACCCACAGCGGGGTCTGGTACAAGGCGGCTAAGGCGGCGCGAGCGGCCGGTGTTGCGAGACTGGTGCATACCGAACACGGTCGCCACGTACCCGATCCGTGGATTTCTCGCCGTCTGGACCGCGTCGCATCGCGTCGCACTGACGTAGTGGTGGCCGTATCCGAAAAGACGGCGACGCTGCTTGTCCGCGCAGTCGGAGTGGACCGCGACCGTGTCCGAGTCGTGCGCAACGGGATAGAGGCAAAGCGCGTCGCCAGTGCTGGTACGCGAGCGCTGCGCCGGTCATTCTCGATAGCCTCCGACGCCCGGATCGTCGCCAGCGTTGGACGCTTGGAGCCAGTGAAGGGGTACGACTTACTGATTGATGCCTTTGCCCGCCTCGCGCTAGTCGACTCGGGCGAGAGCCCGCCCGTGTTGATCGTAGCAGGCGACGGTTCCCAGCGTTCTGCACTCGAGGCGCGAGCGTTCGATTCGGGGATCGCTGACCAGATCCGTTTCGTGGGCTGGCTGGACGACGTGGCGTCGCTGTTGGAGGAGGCCTCGGTGTTCGCCCTGGGATCCCACAGCGAGGGGACATCGATCAGTCTGCTCGAGGCGATGGCCGCCGGTTGCTGCCCCGTGGTGACGGATGTCGGCGGAAACGCGGACGTTCTCGGGGCTGGTCTGGCCCACCGGCTTGTGCCACCGAGTGATGCCGACGCGCTCTCGACAGCACTGTCTCGTGCGCTGGAGGGCGCCGAGGAGAGGCGCGCCGATGGGGAGACTGCGCGAGAGCGCGTGCGCCGGGAGTTCGATCTGGGCACGATGGTGGAGCAGTATTCGGCCATCTACGAGGATCGAGAGGCGTGA
- a CDS encoding glycosyltransferase family 4 protein, protein MSADRPRLLFLGQTLPYPPDSGVAIRTYNVLRLLAERYDVDALFFWRTRSTSDGPLVLARTAALGPLARVQAFPIPQEHSRLRFGFDNLVSLASGQPYTRYAYSSGRFLAALTRLLREKEYSLVHVDSLDLVRYLPLLPLDRTVCAHHNVESALLVRRSEWGPNTLARKVMRRQGRLVERAEARWCPRVRLNVAVSERDAEHFRTVAPGSNVCVVPNGVDVNAFQPREGRENGLVFVGGTSWFPNRDALSFFSRDVLPEVRRLRPNLGVSWVGRATPGEIELHAELGVQMTGYVEDVRPHVADAACVIVPVRVGGGTRLKILDAWAMGKAVVSTSVGCEGLEAIHGRNILVADEPAAFAEAAVRVSEDEELRMRLGVGARETAVERYAWSAIGEDMHEDYAKVAVSLNGELVGAGS, encoded by the coding sequence GTGAGCGCTGACCGACCGCGGCTGCTGTTTCTCGGCCAAACGCTGCCCTATCCGCCCGACAGTGGTGTCGCTATTCGGACCTACAACGTTCTCCGGCTACTCGCCGAGCGCTACGATGTCGACGCTCTATTCTTCTGGCGGACCCGCAGTACTTCCGATGGCCCACTCGTATTGGCGCGTACGGCCGCCCTCGGTCCACTGGCTCGCGTGCAGGCCTTTCCGATTCCCCAGGAGCACTCCCGCTTGCGCTTCGGGTTCGACAACCTGGTCAGCCTCGCGTCCGGTCAGCCCTACACGCGATACGCGTACAGTTCGGGGCGGTTTCTTGCGGCCCTCACGCGCTTGCTCCGGGAGAAGGAGTACAGTCTCGTCCACGTCGACAGCCTGGACCTGGTGAGATACTTGCCGCTTTTGCCTCTCGACCGGACGGTCTGTGCTCACCACAACGTCGAATCCGCGCTGCTCGTGCGCCGCAGCGAATGGGGGCCGAACACGCTTGCCCGAAAGGTGATGCGCAGGCAGGGTCGTCTCGTGGAAAGAGCCGAGGCTCGTTGGTGTCCACGAGTACGCCTCAACGTGGCCGTATCCGAGCGGGACGCGGAGCACTTCAGAACCGTCGCTCCCGGCTCGAACGTCTGCGTCGTGCCTAACGGCGTGGACGTCAACGCGTTCCAGCCGCGGGAGGGCCGGGAGAACGGCCTGGTGTTCGTCGGCGGCACGTCCTGGTTTCCGAACCGGGACGCCCTTTCTTTCTTTTCACGCGACGTGTTGCCCGAAGTGCGCCGCTTGCGTCCGAATCTAGGCGTATCGTGGGTTGGCCGAGCGACCCCCGGGGAGATAGAGCTCCATGCCGAGTTGGGCGTGCAGATGACGGGATACGTAGAGGATGTTCGGCCACATGTTGCTGATGCGGCGTGTGTCATCGTGCCGGTACGTGTCGGGGGGGGGACGCGGCTGAAGATTCTTGACGCATGGGCCATGGGGAAGGCCGTAGTCAGCACGAGCGTTGGGTGCGAAGGGCTCGAGGCGATACACGGGAGGAACATCCTCGTCGCGGATGAGCCTGCCGCATTCGCCGAAGCGGCCGTCCGGGTTTCCGAGGACGAGGAGCTGCGGATGCGGCTGGGGGTCGGCGCGCGAGAAACAGCAGTAGAGCGCTATGCGTGGAGCGCCATCGGCGAGGACATGCACGAGGATTACGCTAAGGTGGCTGTCTCACTGAACGGGGAGTTGGTGGGGGCGGGGTCATGA